Proteins encoded by one window of Candidatus Eisenbacteria bacterium:
- a CDS encoding cytochrome c oxidase assembly protein: MHAPIPRTEAAPPLDARAIASAWTIEPGLVLALALAALVYARGWRRLRAGRAGRAPAWRLVAFVSGLGALFVALASPLDTFADRSLAVHMAQHLVLLVIVPPLLLAGAPIAPILHSLPAGRARARAGLVAARLGDVVGHPLVCLVAFSLAVWCWHVPAAFELALRSRAWHVAEHATFLAAGLLFWSPVVAPWPTRPHWPRWTMVPYLLVADLQNTALAAILIFSDRILYSTYGTTPDALRDQVTAGLLMWVPMSIAYLVPAATITYRLLSPPTISSRRAIAASTIS; the protein is encoded by the coding sequence GTGCACGCACCAATCCCTAGGACCGAGGCGGCACCGCCGCTCGATGCGCGGGCGATCGCCAGCGCGTGGACGATCGAGCCCGGGCTCGTCCTCGCGCTCGCGCTGGCCGCGCTCGTCTACGCGCGCGGCTGGCGCCGCCTGCGGGCCGGGCGAGCCGGCCGCGCCCCAGCGTGGCGCCTCGTCGCCTTCGTCTCCGGGCTCGGCGCCCTCTTCGTCGCGCTGGCCTCGCCGCTCGACACGTTCGCCGACCGCTCGCTCGCCGTCCACATGGCGCAGCACCTCGTGCTGCTGGTGATCGTCCCACCGCTGCTGCTGGCGGGCGCGCCCATCGCGCCGATCCTGCACTCACTCCCCGCCGGCCGCGCGCGGGCGCGCGCCGGCCTCGTCGCCGCGCGCCTCGGCGACGTCGTCGGGCACCCGCTCGTGTGCCTCGTCGCGTTCTCGCTCGCGGTCTGGTGCTGGCACGTCCCCGCCGCCTTCGAGCTCGCGCTGCGGAGTCGCGCCTGGCACGTCGCCGAGCACGCGACGTTCCTCGCGGCCGGCCTCCTCTTCTGGTCGCCCGTCGTCGCTCCGTGGCCCACGCGCCCGCACTGGCCGCGCTGGACGATGGTTCCCTACCTCCTCGTGGCCGACCTCCAGAACACCGCCCTCGCCGCCATCCTCATCTTCTCCGACCGGATCCTCTACTCGACCTACGGCACCACTCCCGATGCCCTCCGCGACCAGGTGACCGCCGGCCTCCTCATGTGGGTCCCGATGTCGATCGCCTACCTGGTCCCCGCCGCCACGATAACGTACCGCCTTCTCTCTCCCCCAACCATCAGCTCGCGCCGCGCCATCGCCGCCTCCACGATCTCGTAG